One Syntrophales bacterium DNA window includes the following coding sequences:
- a CDS encoding hydrolase, with translation MLTKENSVLVVIDFQGNLAQAMDNKQYLFSNVQKLIRGGQALEIPVLATEQIPAKLGSTIPEIAQHLTGAKIIAKEGFSCWKNESFKKELTALNRKQILISGIEAHICVYQTAMDLVEAGYEVQVVADAISSRTPQNRITGIQKMAAGGVGITSTEMALFELLKTAADPKARQIFQIVK, from the coding sequence ATGTTGACAAAAGAAAACAGCGTTTTAGTGGTTATCGATTTTCAGGGGAATCTGGCCCAGGCCATGGATAATAAACAGTATCTTTTCAGCAATGTGCAGAAGTTAATCAGGGGGGGGCAAGCCCTGGAGATTCCCGTTCTGGCGACCGAGCAAATCCCCGCGAAGCTTGGCTCCACCATTCCGGAAATCGCCCAGCATTTAACCGGCGCCAAAATTATCGCCAAGGAGGGTTTCAGTTGCTGGAAGAACGAATCTTTTAAAAAGGAACTGACGGCTTTGAACCGCAAACAAATATTGATCAGCGGCATTGAAGCCCACATTTGCGTTTACCAGACTGCAATGGATCTGGTTGAAGCTGGCTATGAAGTGCAGGTGGTTGCCGATGCAATTTCCTCGAGAACTCCGCAAAACAGGATAACCGGAATTCAGAAAATGGCCGCGGGCGGCGTGGGCATTACCAGCACGGAGATGGCGCTCTTTGAATTGCTGAAAACGGCGGCTGATCCCAAGGCCAGGCAAATATTTCAGATTGTCAAATAA